TCGAGACCAGCACGGTCATCGGCTCACCGGCGCCCCCGGCGCCACACTTAAAGAACCCAGCAGGGGTAATGGAGATCGTCGTGGGTGGATCCGTGGTCGGGATGCTCGCGAGCGCGAGGCGCTCCTTAATCTTGTCCTCGACATCCGTCATGCTCAGCGCCGCCCCAGCGGGATCCTGTACGACGGTATACCGGGCTCCCTCCCGGGCGGCATCGGTCACCGCCTGCTTGATGTTCCACCCGCGGCCAAACTCGATGATGCCTGCGATGAGCAGGAATAGCAGGGGCATGATCAAGGCGAATTCCGCCAGGGCTTGGCCTCGACGACCCCGGCCACCTTTCCCCCTCCTAGGTCTCATAACCGGACTCCTTGTCCGAACCACCACATGAGGGTCCCGACAGCGATCGGGACGGCGTACGGGATCGTCAGGGCGCCGGGAGAATCCAGCGTCCGCACTTCGCCCTCGCGCGCGAGCATGCGCCGGGTCCGGAACAGCTCCAACGTATTGATGAAAAGCAAGACGAGGAGGCGCTTCCTGGCCATCATGACCACGGCCAAGGCCGCCCCCAATAGCACAATGTACGCCAAAGCGCCGGGGAGCGCATTAACTCCCAAGAACGCTCCCGCCACGGCCAGGAGCTTGGCGTCGCCCCCCCCGACCGCCCCGAGGGCATAGAAGAGGAGGGCAACTCCGAGTGCCACCCCGAACCCCTCGAGACCCCGTAGGCAGGCCTCCAAACCAAGCGGGGCTCGCAGCAGCACCGCCGCCGCGAGTCCCGCAAGGGTCAGCTGGTTCGGAACGCGGCGGCTGGTGATATCCCACCACGCTGCCGCACAGAGGAACATCGTGATCACCACGTCCGCCACGGTCTGAATCACGCCTGCCCCCTCCGGGCTGCCTGGACCACACTAGCCAGGGGGCCTGAGCGCGGAATTCCTCTGGCAACCTCGCCCAACCCGGAACCCCGCGAAGGTTAGGGGGTATCCGCGGAATTCAGCGAGTTGTTCGCCTTACCGAAGATGTTCTTGATGTGGGCGCCCATTCCCTTGATGATGAGGACCACACCAACCACGATGAGACCGAGCAGCAGGGCATACTCCGCCAGACCCTGCCCCGACTCGTCGTTCCAGAAAGCCTTCGCGAGGTTCACCATACGTTGTTCCTCCAACCACGGATAGGGTGGTACTGACTGTGGGGACCTAGCCCAGAGAGCCAGGATCACCCCGGACGGGCAGACCTCAGGGGTGAGGATCCGCCGTAAACCCGAGCCGGACACAGGCCGGTAACAGACATTGCGCTAAGGAGTGGTAATGCGCATGACACCGGGCAAAAGGCATGCCCACACGGGGGGTATAGGCATGGTCCCAAAGCAAGCTCAGGTTCAACTCCACAGCTGGTAAAGTGCCTCCAGCTCCCCTACAAGCTATTGTCTTTGAAAGCTTTATCAGATAGGCTCGGCCCGCACAACCGTCGGCCAGAATTGGCTTCGGGAGGGACATCGTTCAGGACTCGGGCCAGAGTCTCGCTGCTGCAGGATTGGTGCAGACGAACGTTGCGCCCGCGCAACTCGAAACCGCCCAAAACGGCCAAACAATCCCTCAGGAATGCCACTTCCCTGTTGCTGTGAGGTAGTGATGGTACGGGTCTGGCACCCCCGCCGCAAGTGGGCCAGAAAGGCCTATGTTTGCCCAGGTCGGCGGGAAACCGGATAATTGAGTCCACCTGCCAGATCTCACCCCGTGTCCGGCCAACAGCGACAGGAATCCATGACGCCCCAGGTCTTCCGACAGGCTTTCCGGCCAGGCCCTCCATCCATCCCGGCCGTGGTTTTCGTGATTCTGGCGGCCGTGGTGCCGATCGGCCTCCAGCAGCCGCTGCTCAACTCGGACGGGGACCTGGCCCGCCATCTTCGACATGGCCGCTACATGCTGGATCACGGAGCTCTCATCCGCCACGACCCGTTTTCTTTCACCCGTCCCGGCGCCCCGTTCGTGGGGTTCGAGTACGGCAGCCAGATCTTCTATTCCCTCGCCGAGCGTGCCGGCGGACTTCCGGGAGTGGCAGTGTTGGCGGGGCTCCTGGTGGGACTCACCTATGCCCTGCTGGCGAGATTCCTCCTCAGGCGCGGGGTGGATCCACTGCTGGCCTACCTAACCACCCTCATGGCAGCGCTCGTGGGCGCGGGGCACTGGCTGGCACGCCCCCATCTCTTTTCGTTCGTGGCCGTGATGCTTCTCCTGGAGCTGCTAGACCGGGAGCCCCACAAGCCCTTCCTGCCATTCGCCGCCCTTTTTGCGGTCTGGGCAAACGTCCACGGTGGCTTCCTTTACGGCTGGATCCTAACGGGGCTGTACCTGGCCGGCAGCATTGGCGAGTTCGCCCTCGGATGCGCAAGGGCCAAGTGGGCAGCTCGTGTGCGGTACTACTCCACGGCGCTAATGGCAGCGGTCAGCGCCACCCTGCTCAATCCACATGGGATAGGCTTGCATCGGCACTTATTCGAGTTCCTAAGCCAGCAGTACGTGTTCGACAATACGGCAGAATTCACTTCGCCCGACTTCCACGAGGTCGGACCGAAGCTATTCCTGGGGGCGCTGCTCATCTGCATCATGGCGCTGAGCGCCAAGGGGAATCGCCCGTCGCTCCCCCGCCTGCTGGTGATCTGCGCGGGAACGGCCTTATCCCTGATTGCGGTGCGCAACATGTCGCTGTTCGGCCTGACGGCACTCCCCTTGGTGGCCCTTCACATGGACGAGGCGTGGCGCCGACTGCCCGACCCGAGAGGCGTGCGCGGGCGCTTCGAGATCACCGCCAGGGCGGCCACCACCCTCATCTGGACAGTTCCGACGACGCTCTTGATGCTGGCCCTCGCGCTCAGCCACGGGCTGTTGGGCTCACTGAAGCTCATCGACGACCGGTTCGATGCCACCGTCTTTCCGGTCACCGCGGTCCAGCAGGCCAGAGTTGCCCATCTCCAGGGGCACTTATTCACCGAGTTTGCCTGGGGCGGCTACGTCGATTACGCCTGGCCGGAGCAAAAGATCTTCATCGATGGGGGAACGGACTTCTTCGGTGTGGAGTTGTTTCGGGAGTACTCGAAGATCACCCGGATGAGTCCAGGGTGGCGGGAGCTCTTGGCCAAGTGGGACATCTCTCTCCTGCTCTTACCGCGAAATGCGCCGTTGCCACACGAGCTTGTGCGAGACGGGCGCTGGCGTACATGGTACTGCGACTCTCTCGCCGTGGTGATTCGGCGTGCCGATACTCCCTTGGACATGACACCTGCGCTCGCCGACTCGGCCGACCAGGCTATTGACCGTTGTCCGGAGTCGGGCTCACGCCCGATGCGCCGTACCGACGAGTGACACGCCCCAGGGCAGCGAAACATGGCGCAGGATCGTGGCCTCAGTAGTCAAGATCGACGCAAGGGTCTCGTTGACCAGCCATGGGACCGGTCTGACATCCGAATCCGCCTGGGCCCCAGCCCGCCGGCGGGCGAGTAGTCGGCGGAGGCAGACGACGGGGAAAAGTGCCGTATTCCAGTACGAGAGCCGCTCGATCTGGAGTCCGCTTTCCTCCATCAGACAGCGAAGTGCCGACCGGGTGTAACGGCGGAAGTGGAGAAGAGCGGCGTCGTGCTCGGAGAAAAGCCAAGGGTGGGCCGGCACGCTGAAGACAAACGCTCCCCCAGGCTTGAGCACCCGCACCACTTCGGCCACGGCCACGCGGTCGTTCTCGATGTGCTCCAGCACGTCGGACGCCACGACAGCATCGAACACGGCCGCGCGGAAAGGCAGCTGGGTCCCGACTGCACGGCAGAAACGGCCACCACCCCGCGCCCCCGTGAGTGATACCGCCTCACGGTCCGGTTCGATCCCGAAGACCTCTCCCAATGATGCGTAGACGCTGGTACTGCCACCCGTGCCGCACCCGTAGTCGAGGATCCGCGGAACTGATGAGCGGGTCGTGGTGACGGCGCGGAGGAAATCGAGCAGCACCCTGCGACGTCCCCGAAACCACCAATGTTGGGTTTCGAGCGCATGCATCGCTTCATATTCGTGGGGGAGCATCGGGCCTCAATTCGTCGCGGAGGATTAAAGCGCAGTCGATACAGCACTGCGTCCGCCGTTTGGTTGGTATAGATCACCTCTCCACCGGCATCGTCAACGGCGGCCATAAGCAATGCGCGCTCATCCAGATTAGGGTGGGCATAGTCCGAGAGCACCATCCAGGCGTAAGGCCGAGCGGCGTCGCGAATTCTTCTGGCTTCATTCTCTGCCCAGCCCGGATCGGGCTGGGGCGGAGTATACCCCGTGCCCATCCGGCCCTGAGATCCACTCGGGGTGCCAAAGAGCTCGATTCCGCGTTTCTGCCGGTAGACCAGCGAATCCGCATCGCCGGCGACCCGCCTTCCCCGGCTCGCCCCATTGACGAAGCCCGGGCCATCAGGCCCTGCAATCCTGGCTACCCAGGCCAGACGCGCCGTGTCCGGCCGGCTCCAGTCCGTGGTGTGGAAGACCCAGGGCGGGGTGACCCGGGCAAACACGTAGATCGGCTCTCCTCTGGAACGAACTCGGAAGTCGTCCGCCAAGGGGCGTACCTCCAAACCTCGAATCCCCCAGTCCGGTGGTGGCACGAACGTAAGCACCGCCGCGACCATCACCGAGGGGTAGAGGAAAGCCATGACCAGCCATCGGGAACGGATTCGGGGCCACATGCTCTCGGCGCGCTCCGCCAGGCCGACCAGGCCAGTTGCGACCATAATCGCCAGGAGCGGGGCGGCGAACAGCACCAGGCGTGCCGCGATGGGATACTGGCCGACCGCCGAAGCGCCGAAGGCGGCGGCGAGCGGGCCGGCGACCAGAATGGCATAGTCCGGGCCCCGGCGGCGCCAGATACCGGCCACCCCGATGCAAGTCAGCAGGATAAGCAGAGGAGTGACGTCGACGAGTCCGCGCCAGCAGGTCAGGGTACAGCCGGTTTCCTCGAGGCCCAACCAGGAACGGGAGATGAGATGGGGGGTGCCAAGCCGCAGGATGGCTTGGCTCCAGAAGTCGCGCATGTACGGGGCGCGGGCGTTGGGGGCGTACCATGTGGCGTAGGTGACACCGAAGATCGCCAGCCAACAGGTGAGGATCGCCCCGAGTCCGACCAACGCCCGTGTCCTTCGGGCGCGGAGCGCAGTCACAGCCAACCCTCCGGCCACCGCACCCGAGACCAGGAGGGCCGGTGTGGACACCAGCACGGCCGCCACTCCGCCGAGCGCGAGCCGGAGCCAATTGCGTCGGTTGCCCAGGTCCTCTGCCACACGGCATCCGGTCCAGACCAGCACCGTGGCAACGAACGCGTCCACGATGTATGGCTTGACCTCGACGGAGTACCGGATCAGGGGAAACGCCGTGCCGACCAGCGCCAGCGCCACCAGTGCCTCGACTCGGCCGGTCACCTCGGCGGCCAAGCGATAAAGAACCCACAGCAGCCCGATGCCGGCGAGCAGCGGCACCACTCTCAGAGAGTAGCCGGAGACGCCCCCCAGCAGGACGAGGAGGCGCTCGGCCCAGAGAAAGGGGATCGTGGCGACCTGACCATAGTCGAGGGGTTGAAGCAATCGGAGAAAGCCGCGGCGCCCGATGTTCAAACCGAGCATCGCCTCATCGCCGCTAAGTGAGGCATTCTGCAGAAAACCGACGATTCGGGTGAGAGCGCCGAACGCGAACACCGCGACGGCAAGCGGCGGGACACGCGATGCGGTCAACGCTTGACGGCTGCGACCTGCCCGTTCTTCACGACGACCCTCAAGTGACTGTAGATCCATTCCTCTCCGCCCGAGTCAGTCCGCACTATCCTCGCCGGCCGGCCCATAGCGGCCCGAAGTTGGTCGACATTGAATCCGGGTCGAACTTGACGACACGAAATGAGGGCGCGCACCTGCTGGTTCCAATCCTGATGCTCGCGACCCAGGCGACTCAGGCGAGCCGAGTCCGCGACATTGCAGCTGGGCGGCTGGGCTCCTTTCCCTGCCTGGTCGGGAGCCGGCAGGGCCTCAAATGCCCGGTCGAGCATCGGCTTCCCATCGTCCCTGGCAGCCTGAGGAGCTGTCGGCGGCACCTCAGGCGTCGCCAGCACTCCTTGAGGAACCACGGAGTGCACCAGCTTAGACAAGTCAATGATCCCGGTGAATGTCGCGACACCCATCAGCAGCACAGCAGCCACACCGAGCTGAACGATGACGCCGAGCAGCACGCTTCGCCCACACCAGGGACACACGGAGGTGTGAGGCGCGAATTGACCACCACATCCAGGGCAGCTTCTCAAGGCCGTGCCGAAGTCTCCGGTGACGCTCTCCTCTTCAGACAGCCGGCTCGGGGATAGGTGAGGAGGCGCTCACGGTCGGCGTGGACCCGCGCCCGGGCCTGCGCCAGGCACGCCGTCACTTCATGTTGTGACCCAAAGCCGCAGCAGACCATCCCGAGGCGATGGAGTTGTAGGAACGATACCACAGGTCGAGCGGCTACCTGAATTGTTCTCGGGTCTGAAGTAGGTGGAACTACGCTAAATCTTGCACTCCAGAGCGATGGGCGCCAGTTCCGGTCTAATTGCCACCCGGCGGCACCATCGGTATGCTCCGCCCCCATGGTGGCTTCGCTTTCACGTCGGCGGCTGCTTGGGGCGCTTCTAGGCGCGGTCGCTACAGGTGTGCTACTGTTGGCGATTCACCGCTCCGAAAGCGACTTCGACCTGCTTTGGTACTCCGCACGGCATCTCGTCAACGGGCGTGACCCCTACCCTCTCTGGCGCGAGCATTGGAAATACCCACTCTACTATCCGCTTCCGGCAGTCCTCATGGCCGTGCCGTTCGCATGGCTGCCGCTCGTCCTAGCGCGCACCGTCTACGGAGTTGCCGTTGGAGCGTTGTTCGGGGCGGCTCTCCAGGGCCAGCCGTGGTGGCGCTGGTCGGTCCTCTTGAGCGGTGCCTACGTCTACGCCGCGCTTCGGGCCCAGCCGAACCAGGCCCTACTTGCGGCGGCCCTCATGCCGACGCTTGGGGGCCTGTTCACCATGAAGCCCAACAGCGGCCTCGTGCTCTTTGCGGCGTACCCGTCGCGCAAAGCGGTGGTGGGGAGCATCGCAATATTGGCGGTGAGTCTGACAATCCTGCCCCGCTGGCCAATTGAATGGCATCAGGCCGTGCACGGCACGCTGGTCATTCAACCTGCCATCCAGCGGCCGTGGGGGTGGCTCCTCCTCCTTGGCCTCGTCCGGTGGCGCGAGCCGCGCGGACGGCTCCTGGCGGCGCTAGCCGTCGTCCCCCTGAATTCACTGCCACACGAGACCCTGGCCCTGTGTCTCATCCCAGCCAGCGGGGCGGAGATGGCGATCTACTGTCTAGGCACCTGGATCGCTACCGCCGCGACGATGGAAGCACGCCTCGTAGCGCCCACGCTCGAAGCCGCCCAAAGGCTGGTCTGGCCATGGTTGCTCGGAGCGGTCTACCTCCCAATGCTGGTTTGCGTGCTCCGACCGTCAGCAAGGAAACACCCTGTGAAAAGGGAACCGACCGAAGGTGACGACGCCGTTGGCGGCCCTGGTGTCGGACAGGGCGTCTGATCCTGGCCCGGGGATTCTGGACGCCTGCTCACGCTCCGCGACGCCTCGGGTGAGCACAGGGCGTGTGCTCATTCCTCATTGGGTGCTTGGATCGTCTCAAGCTCATTGTCGCGACGGAGAACCAGAACAAGGCAGGGCAGATAGACCAGCAGCAGAAAGACGGGCCAGAGCGTTCCGATTGCCGCGGTCAGATGATGGCTCGGGTCCGCCTGGATAGCGAATGCGCCAGCTATGAGCGAGAGACCCACGAGTATCAGCATCTCACGCAAGGTCCTTGGGATCAGCAGTAAGGGAACCATCTCGTACAGCAGAGTCGTCTGGGGCACCAGGGCAAGCACTCCGAGCATGCGCGCCTCGGGTCGGCGCCAGCGGAGAAAGCTCAGCAGCAGAAGGAATCCTCCTGCTCGGCCGACTGGTGGTGTCGTGTGGGGCATCGCCAAAGATGCGGCAAGAAATGGTCGAACCCACCCTGGTACCAGCACGAAGGAAAGCAGCGTAAGGACCACCCCACCGATGAGGGCGGCCCGAGATGGCCAGCCCGCAAAAAGGGCCGCCCCGATGGTGGGTTTCGCTGCCCACACGAAGCCGAGCGCCGGCACTGCGGCCGCAGCCGTCAGCAAGGGAGACCACTGGACCGAGATCAGGGCATGGAGGTAGAAAGCGGAACCGAGACCGAGCAGCCCCCACCAGCCCCGCGCCAAAAGCGTCCACACCAACGCGGCCGTTCCGATGCCCGCCCAGAGCCACAGTGCCGATTGCAGAGGCAGCACTGCAAAGGGCGCCGCCACGAGTATGGCCGGCGCCGGATACACCAGCGGGTAGTTGAATTGACCGAAATGATAGCCCGATGCCAGGGCGGCGTAAGGATCCAATCCCTCCAGGAGGGCTCGCCCTGCCGCCCAGGTTTCGTCCCAATCCGACTTCGGGACCGGTGGCTGATGACCCGCGTGAACGACCGCGGCGGCAAAGCATCCGATCGCGAGAGCGACGACTGCCCTGCGGCCAGTGGTCAGTCCAGCGACCACGTTCTGTTCGATCTGCGCCTTCCTGGGCATCAGTTTATGATTTTCGCTGGCGGTGGCCGTCTCAGTGGAATTCTCGCGCCCCGTCTGGCTAGATACTTGCTGCAGCGTTGCCGGCCCGTACACGGCCGTGTCGTTTTCAGGCGGGCGGCCTCAAGCGAGCAAGCAGCAACCATGTAGCTAACCAGCTTCGGTCGAACTGGTTACAATTCTTATCCCGGTTCCCAAGACATCCGGAGGGGGGTATGACCGATGCAGCCCGGCACAGGCACCGGGGCAGAGTTCTGCGACTGCTCTGCTGGCTTGCGCTGGTTTCAATCTTAGTACCGGGAAGCGCCCACGCCTATGTGGACCCTTCGACCGGAAGCATGTTGCTCCAGGTGCTGGTTGCCGGCGTCCTTGGCGCGGCCTTCACCGCCCGACAGTGGTGGGGGCGGGTCGCGACAGCCGTGCGGCAACTGCGGGACCGAGCGACACGCCGTTGATGCGCGGCGTCCGTCTCTCTCAGACCAATGGCAGCTGACATCGGTTCAGCTCCGCCCTGGTATCCATTTCTCGCCAGCGCCTATCTCGTGGTGGCCTTGGCTGCGGCAAACGGTGGGGAACTGGTGGGCCCCGGCGATCTCCTCTGGCCGATCCTCATAAGCCTATTACTCGCCACCACAGCCTGGTTTCTCAACGGTCTGGTCACGAAGGAACCCGGCAAACGGGCCCTGCTTACGCTCGCCGCAGTGCTGGTCTTCGGGGCATCCGGTCGCGCGATCGTCGTTGTCCGCAGCTGGCCACCGGTCGCGGAGCTCGCCACGGACATCGTGGCCCTGACGCTGATCGTCATTCTTCTGGTTGCGTTCACCGATCTCGTCCGCCGCTCGTCACACTCCTTTCTCCCGACGCTCCGCTATCTCAATCTCGTCGCGGCCATGCTGCTGTTGTGGTCCAGCGGCCAATTTATCTGGAACAACACCACCGCCAGAGACGCGCTGCCCATGAGCAGCCTCCCTCAGGCTCATGCGGAGGCAGGCCACCCACCGGACGCGAAGCCTGACTTCTTTTTCGTCATTCTGGACAAATACACCGGACCCCGAAGCCTGGCCGCGAACTTTCGATTGGACGACACCGAGTTCCTCCAGTTCCTGGCGCACGAAGGATTTTTCGTCCCTCGGAATGCGCGGGCAAACTATAATCACACCTTTCTTGCCCTCGCGGCCATGCTGAATTGGCAATACCTGGATACGCTGGTTACCGCGTTGGGCCGTGACAACCAGAGCTGGCGAGCAGCCTACCCGGTTATAGAAGACAATCGAGTGTCCCGCGCGCTCAAGCAGGAAGGCTACCGGTTCGTTTTCTTCCCTTCCGCTTTCCCGATGACAAAGCGTAACCGCTTCGCGGACCAGCAGCTCCCTGAGCCCACCAGTGCGTCTCGCGAATTTCAGTCGGTCTGGCTTCGAACGACACTGCTACGCCCGCTCCTCGAAGGCCTCTGCCCCCTCATCGGTTGCTCAACCGGAAAGTATGTCCCTGAGTCAGCGACGCTCATGGATTGGAAATTCCAGCGGATTGCCGAGCTCGCGGGAAGCAGAGAGCCGATCTTTGTGTTCGCCCATCTCACCGTGCCTCACGAGCCATATATCTACGATGCCATGTGCGGGCATCGCGATCCGTACATACCGGAAAGGGACGACGGCCCCGAAGCGTCTCGGGTTGTGGCGGCGTACGTGGACCAGGTCAAGTGCACCAACCAGCGGGTCGAGCGTCTGGTGACGGATATCCTCCATCGGGCACATCGGCAGACGATCATCATCCTGCAAGCGGACCACGGGCATGGGCGCATGGGCCACGATCAACCCGCCTTGAAGGACGCTTTGCCCTGGCAAGTAGCCGAGCGAACGGACATCTTCGCGGCGTACTACCTGCCCGATCATCCTGCAGGGTTGCTCTCAGACTCCATCGGTCCCGTCAATGCGGTCCGGGCCATCATGCGGCATTACTACCGGTTGCCGCTGCCCCCATTGCCCGAGCGGACCTTCTGGTCCTCCTCCCACCATCCGTACGCCTTTACGAGGATCAGGTGAACGCAAGAGAAACGTCGGCTTGGTTTGCTTCCTCCGGACGGTGAGAGTCACGTGACCGGGCAGCTCAGCGCAGCAGGTGCGACTTGAGGGTCAAGTCGTGCAGAGCGGTGCCCGCTTACCCGTTCTTGATCAGCATGTATTTCGTGCTCGCGCTCGCGGCCGGGAATGGGGGGCAGCTGATCCGGCCGAGCGATCTCACGCGCCCGCTGCTTGCCTCGCTGGCCCTCACCATTTCCGTTTGGATCATCGCCGCGGTCATTACCTGGAATGCTCAGAAGGGCGCTCTGATTGCATTCCTTACTGTCTTCGCGTTCGGCACCTTCCGGGTGGCCTACGATCCATTGGATGGTTTCCTGGCCGCTCGCGGCGAGCAAGTGACTTTCTTGTTTGTCGAAGCATGGCTGCTGGTCATCATTACGTTCGGCTTGTGGCGATACCAGGGCGATCTCAAGGGGATTTCCCGCTACCTCAACGTCGTCACGACCCTCCTCGCTGCGTTCGCCGCGGCAGGCGCAGTCCGGAGCTTCGGCCGGCCCTCGGTCGACGAAGTGACCTCGGCCCCTGCCCCGGTCAAGGTAGTCAACGCGATGACGAGCGGGTCTAGGCCCCCCGACGTCTTCCTCATCATAGTGGACAAGTATGAGGCCTCACGAGAGCTCGCGCGGAACTACGATTTCGATAATAGCTCCTTTGAGGAGGCGCTCCAGAAGCGGGGCTTCTTCGTGCCTCAGGCCGCTCGCGCAAACTACGTGCACACGATGCTGGCCCTGGCGGCCATGCTCAACCTGCGATACCTCGAGGATTTCCCCAAACAGTTCGGCGCCGATAATCGAGATTGGAGCCTGAGTTACCCGATCATCGAGAACAATCGGTTCGCCCTCACCCTGAAGGGACTCGGCTACCATTACATCTTCTTGCCCACTGGATTCTGGCCCACGCGGCAAAGCCGGCTCGCCGATGAACAGATCCCATCGCCGTCCATGATCCACCCGGAGTTCGAGGCGGCGTGGGTGAGC
This window of the Gemmatimonadales bacterium genome carries:
- a CDS encoding TadE/TadG family type IV pilus assembly protein, whose amino-acid sequence is MRPRRGKGGRGRRGQALAEFALIMPLLFLLIAGIIEFGRGWNIKQAVTDAAREGARYTVVQDPAGAALSMTDVEDKIKERLALASIPTTDPPTTISITPAGFFKCGAGGAGEPMTVLVSTTHRMGFVGALLGWAGGSSTITISSTSTMRNECT
- a CDS encoding A24 family peptidase; protein product: MIQTVADVVITMFLCAAAWWDITSRRVPNQLTLAGLAAAVLLRAPLGLEACLRGLEGFGVALGVALLFYALGAVGGGDAKLLAVAGAFLGVNALPGALAYIVLLGAALAVVMMARKRLLVLLFINTLELFRTRRMLAREGEVRTLDSPGALTIPYAVPIAVGTLMWWFGQGVRL
- a CDS encoding Flp family type IVb pilin, producing MVNLAKAFWNDESGQGLAEYALLLGLIVVGVVLIIKGMGAHIKNIFGKANNSLNSADTP
- a CDS encoding glycosyltransferase family 39 protein, with the translated sequence MTASRVPPLAVAVFAFGALTRIVGFLQNASLSGDEAMLGLNIGRRGFLRLLQPLDYGQVATIPFLWAERLLVLLGGVSGYSLRVVPLLAGIGLLWVLYRLAAEVTGRVEALVALALVGTAFPLIRYSVEVKPYIVDAFVATVLVWTGCRVAEDLGNRRNWLRLALGGVAAVLVSTPALLVSGAVAGGLAVTALRARRTRALVGLGAILTCWLAIFGVTYATWYAPNARAPYMRDFWSQAILRLGTPHLISRSWLGLEETGCTLTCWRGLVDVTPLLILLTCIGVAGIWRRRGPDYAILVAGPLAAAFGASAVGQYPIAARLVLFAAPLLAIMVATGLVGLAERAESMWPRIRSRWLVMAFLYPSVMVAAVLTFVPPPDWGIRGLEVRPLADDFRVRSRGEPIYVFARVTPPWVFHTTDWSRPDTARLAWVARIAGPDGPGFVNGASRGRRVAGDADSLVYRQKRGIELFGTPSGSQGRMGTGYTPPQPDPGWAENEARRIRDAARPYAWMVLSDYAHPNLDERALLMAAVDDAGGEVIYTNQTADAVLYRLRFNPPRRIEARCSPTNMKRCMRSKPNIGGFGDVAGCCSISSAPSPRPAHQFRGSSTTGAARVAVPASTHHWERSSGSNRTVRRYHSRGRGVVAVSAVQSGPSCLSARPCSMLSWRPTCWSTSRTTAWPWPKWCGCSSLGERLSSACRPTLGFSPSTTPLFSTSAVTPGRHFAV
- a CDS encoding sulfatase-like hydrolase/transferase → MAADIGSAPPWYPFLASAYLVVALAAANGGELVGPGDLLWPILISLLLATTAWFLNGLVTKEPGKRALLTLAAVLVFGASGRAIVVVRSWPPVAELATDIVALTLIVILLVAFTDLVRRSSHSFLPTLRYLNLVAAMLLLWSSGQFIWNNTTARDALPMSSLPQAHAEAGHPPDAKPDFFFVILDKYTGPRSLAANFRLDDTEFLQFLAHEGFFVPRNARANYNHTFLALAAMLNWQYLDTLVTALGRDNQSWRAAYPVIEDNRVSRALKQEGYRFVFFPSAFPMTKRNRFADQQLPEPTSASREFQSVWLRTTLLRPLLEGLCPLIGCSTGKYVPESATLMDWKFQRIAELAGSREPIFVFAHLTVPHEPYIYDAMCGHRDPYIPERDDGPEASRVVAAYVDQVKCTNQRVERLVTDILHRAHRQTIIILQADHGHGRMGHDQPALKDALPWQVAERTDIFAAYYLPDHPAGLLSDSIGPVNAVRAIMRHYYRLPLPPLPERTFWSSSHHPYAFTRIR